A part of Solea solea chromosome 8, fSolSol10.1, whole genome shotgun sequence genomic DNA contains:
- the pole gene encoding DNA polymerase epsilon catalytic subunit A — translation MVLQNSGRYKAERGQGGGDQDNQDDGSALKRLERSQFTDEMDARFGFDRVKEPGEKTGWLINIHPTEILDEDKRMISAVDFYFIQEDGNRFKVALPFKPYFYVATKRNCDREVISYLSKKFQGKVTKLETLAKEDLDLPNHLVGLKRSYIKLSFNTVDDLMKVKREIAPAVRKNREREQSNDAYTSMLSSAMAGGSLTSADEEGTSKSISDQLDNIVDMREYDVPYHVRVSIDLKIHVAHWYNVRYRGSAYPPEIVRRDDLVERPDPVVLAFDIETTKLPLKFPDAETDQIMMISYMIDGQGFLITNREIVSENIEDFEFTPKPEYEGPFTVFNEDDEEALIKRWFDHVQETKPNIFVTYNGDFFDWPFIETRATLHGLNMYREIGFQKDNQGEYKSSQAIHMDCYRWVKRDSYLPVGSHNLKAAAKAKLGYDPVELDPEEMCRMATEESQTLATYSVSDAVATYYLYMKYVHPFIFALCTIIPMEPDEVLRKGSGTLCEALLMVQAFHANIIFPNKQEQVFNKLTDDGHVMDSETYVGGHVEALESGVFRSDIPCRFKMNPAAFDFLLQRVERTMRHAIEEEEKIPLEQVTNFNEVCDEIKKKLTSLKEVPNRIECPLIYHLDVGAMYPNIILTNRLQPSAMVDEATCAACDFNKPGATCQRRMAWQWRGEIMPASRSEFHRIQQQLESEKFPPFFPNGPPRAFHNLNREEQAKHEKKRLSEYCRKAYKKVHVTRLEERVTTICQRENSFYVDTVRAFRDRRYEFKGLHKVWKKKLSSAQDSSDAAEVKRCKNMEILYDSLQLAHKCILNSFYGYVMRKGARWYSMEMAGIVCFTGAKIITQARELIEQIGRPLELDTDGIWCVLPNTFPENFVVKTSNEKKPKVTISYPGAMLNIMVKEGFTNDQYHELVDPASLTYVTRAENSIFFEVDGPYLAMILPASKEEGKKLKKRYAVFNEDGSLAELKGFEVKRRGELQLIKIFQSSVFEAFLKGTTLDEVYESVAKVADYWLDVLYSKAANMPDAELFELISENRSMSKRLEDYGELKSTSISTAKRLAEFLGDQMVKDAGLSCRYVISRKPEGSPVTERAIPLAIFQAEPSVKKHFLRKWLKTPSLHDLDIRSILDWSYYIERLGSAIQKIITIPAALQQVKNPVPRVRHPDWLHKKLLEKNDIYKQKKISELFSSEGKRQVARQPLEAGQAADIEDFGMPARPLQPAILISTKRKRASQGDDSQVESQDLELTQSWREILGPPPPMGKTREAHLVWLRYHKKKWELQIRQRKERRKKRRLLDGEAQSVGGGVIRDGPTTGLGSFLRKTARSILDMPWQIVQIAETSHPGLYKLWAVIGNDLHCMKLNIPRVFYVNQKVPKQEEGATYKKVNRLLPRSNVVYYLYKYCVPEDMYQEHINQINADLSAPDIEGVYETQVPLLFRALVQLGCVCMVNKHVVRDLGGREADTFDLEHLEMRSLAQFSYLEPGSVRHMYLYHHSQGHKALFGLFIPSQRKASIFVLDTVRSNQMPNLSNLYTAERTALLEKTTEELLPPEKHNFEVRAENDAKAIYRALQRVLLSYKDERRGPTLIAVQSNWELRRLAAGMPVLEEFPVVPVHVADEISYNVLDWQRLGARRMIRHYLNLDSCLSQAFDMARYYHLPVGNLPQDVSIFGSDLFLARHLRKHNHLLWLSPTARPDLGGKEADDSRLVMESDDRGSVEINAQGCYSTVCVELDLQSLAVNTILQSHHVNDMEGGASVGVSFDVIQQASLEDMMSGNQGASAVASYDETALCSNTFRILKSMVVGWVREITQYHNVYADNQVMHFYRWLRSPSSLLFDPALHRTLLNMMKKVFLQLVAEFKRLGSTVVYGNFNRIILCTKKRRIDDAIGYVEYITNSIHSREIFHSLSLSFSRCWEFLLWMDPANHGGVKGKLPSNVLYGEESAKQKKNNGGEGDEDGSEDEDEEEAEAEEQEETDEVEELIESNWNIMQYLPQTASCQKYFLMIVSAYIAAVYHSMREELRRNTPGATPVKRRGGSQASQQAVGDLSALPGLISFSQEYVSSELTHNLFTITQKIQKKVTGTRGVSQPSEMFPVLPGSHLLLKNPALEFIKYVCQVFSLDANIVNQVNKLKRDLLRLVDVGEFSEEAQFHDPCNSYVLPEVICHQCNFCRDLDLCKDPSVAQDGSVLPQWFCSNCQAQYETESIEMALVEALQKKLMSYSLQDLVCNKCKGVKEANMPLYCRCAGDFDLSFSAKSFSEQIAVFRNIASHYNMSFLEETIDWLLEMSPHVSQSAHSM, via the exons ATGGTTTTACAAAACAGTGGAAGATATAAAGCCGAGCGAGGACAAGGCGGAGGAGACCAGGACAACCA GGACGATGGATCCGCTCTCAAGCGGCTGGAGCGCAGCCAGTTCACCGACGAGATGGACGCCCGCTTCGGCTTCGACAGGGTGAAGGAGCCGGGGGAGAAAACAGGCTGGCTGATCAACATCCACCCT ACCGAGATCCTGGATGAGGACAAGAGGATGATCAGTGCTGTGgacttttatttcattcaagAGGATGGTAATAGGTTTAAG GTGGCTTTACCTTTCAAGCCATACTTCTACGTAGCCACTAAAAGG AACTGTGACAGAGAAGTCATCTCGTACTTGTCCAAGAAGTTCCAAGGAAAGGTGACAAAGCTTGAAACTCTCGCGAAAGAGGACCTCGACCTG CCAAACCATTTAGTGGGACTGAAGAGAAGCTACATCAAGCTGTCGTTCAACACCGTGGACGACCTCATGAAAGTGAAGCGAGAGATCGCCCCGGCAGTCCGtaagaacagagagagggaacagTCCAACGACGCCTACACCTCGATGTTGTCCAG TGCGATGGCAGGCGGCAGCTTAACCTCCGCGGATGAAGAGGGGACGTCAAAGAGCATTTCAGACCAGTTGGACAACATCGTGGACATGAGAGAGTACGACGTGCCGTATCATGTGCGAGTCTCCATCGATCTCAAGATCCATGTG gCTCACTGGTACAATGTTCGCTACAGAGGAAGCGCATATCCACCAGAGATTGTACGGAGAGATGATCTTGTGGAGCGACCG gaTCCTGTTGTTTTGGCTTTTGACATCGAGACGACAAAACTCCCACTGAAATTTCCAGATGCAGAGACGGACCAGATTATGATGATCTCCTACATGATAGACGGACAG GGGTTTCTGATCACAAACCGCGAGATTGTCTCTGAAAACATCGAGGATTTTGAGTTCACGCCCAAACCTGAATATGAAGGACCTTTCACTGTTTTCAATGAAGATGACGAG GAGGCTCTCATTAAGAGGTGGTTTGATCACGTTCAAGAGACGAAGCCAAACATCTTTGTGACGTACAACGGAGACTTCTTTGATTG GCCTTTTATTGAGACTCGAGCGACGCTGCATGGACTGAACATGTACAGGGAGATTGGATTCCAAAAGGACAACCAGGGAGAGTACAAGTCCAGTCAGGCCATTCACATGGACTGCTATAG GTGGGTAAAGAGAGACAGTTACCTGCCGGTGGGGAGTCATAACCTGAAGGCAGCAGCAAAGGCTAAACTGGGCTATGACCCGGTGGAGCTGGACCCAGAGGAGATGTGCCGCATGGCTACAGAGGAGTCACAG ACTTTAGCAACCTACTCTGTGTCAGATGCCGTGGCCACGTATTACCTGTACATGAAATATGTCCATCCCTTCATCTTCGCTCTGTGTACGATCATCCCCATGGAGCCTGATGAG GTGCTGCGTAAAGGTTCTGGGACTCTGTGCGAGGCCTTGCTCATGGTGCAGGCCTTCCACGCCAACATCATCTTCCCCAACAAGCAAGAGCAGGTCTTCAACAAGCTGACGGACGACGGCCACGTCATGGACTCTGAGACTTACGTCGGTGGCCACGTGGAGGCtctggagtctggtgtgtttcgCAGTGACATCCCCTGCCGTTTCAAAATG AACCCAGCTGCCTTTGACTTCCTGCTGCAAAGAGTCGAAAGAACGATGCGTCATGCCAtcgaggaagaggagaaaatcCCTCTGGAGCAAGTCACAAACTTTAATGAG GTTTGTGACGAGATAAAGAAGAAGCTGACTTCTCTGAAGGAGGTGCCAAACAGGATTGAATGTCCTCTCATCTACCATCTGGACGTTGGGGCAATGTACCCCAACATCATTCTCACCAACCGCCTGCAG CCATCTGCTATGGTTGATGAGGCCACTTGTGCTGCCTGTGACTTTAACAAGCCTGGAGCCACCTGTCAGAGGAGGATGGCCTGGCAGTGGAGAGGAGAAATCA tgcccGCCAGTCGCAGCGAGTTTCACCGCATCCAGCAGCAACTTGAGTCCGAGAAGTTCCCGCCGTTCTTCCCCAACGGACCACCGCGAGCCTTCCACAATCTCAACAGAGAGGAGCAGGCCAAGCATGAGAAGAAGCGTTTGTCAG AATACTGTAGGAAAGCCTACAAGAAGGTACACGTCACCAGGCTGGAGGAGCGAGTCACCACCATCTGTCAGAGAGAAAACTCCTTCTATGTTGATACCGTGAGAGCTTTCAGAGATCGGCGTTACGAATTCAAAGGACTGCACAAG GTGTGGAAAAAGAAGCTGTCGTCAGCTCAGGACAGCAGTGACGCTGCCGAGGTGAAGCGCTGCAAGAACATGGAGATCCTGTACGACTCTCTTCAGCTGGCTCACAAGTGTATTCTCAACTCTTTCTATGGCTACGTCATGAGGAAAGG GGCGCGCTGGTACTCCATGGAGATGGCGGGCATTGTGTGCTTCACTGGGGCCAAAATCATCACACAAGCCCGAGAGCTTATCGAACAAATAGG GAGACCACTTGAGCTGGACACTGATGGTATCTGGTGTGTCCTACCCAACACCTTCCCCGAGAACTTCGTGGTGAAGACGAGCAACGAGAAGAAGCCCAAGGTGACCATCTCCTACCCGGGGGCCATGCTGAACATCATGGTGAAAGAGGGTTTCACCAACGACCAGTACCACGAGCTGGTCGACCCCGCGTCCCTCACTTACGTCACCAGGGCGGAGAACAGCATCTTCTTCGAGGTGGACGGACCGTACCTGGCGATGATCCTGCCCGCCTCTaaagaggaaggaaagaagcTGAAGAAAAG GTACGCTGTGTTTAATGAGGACGGCTCTCTTGCTGAGCTGAAGGGATTTGAggtgaagagaagaggagagctcCAGCTCATTAAGATTTTTCAATCATCAGTGTTTGAGGCGTTCCTCAAAGGCACCACTCTAGACGAAGTCTATGAGTCTGTGGCCAAAGTGGCCGACTACTGGCTGGACGTCTTGTACagcaag GCTGCCAACATGCCAGATGCGGAGCTGTTTGAACTGATTTCAGAGAATCGCTCCATGTCCAAAAGGCTCGAGGACTACGGGGAGCTGAAGTCCACCTCCATCAGCACGGCGAAGAGACTTGCCGAGTTCCTGGGAGACCAGATGGTGAAAGACGCCGGTCTGAGCTGTCGCTACGTCATCTCCCGAAAACCGGAGGGTTCCCCTGTCACAGAAAG AGCCATTCCCCTGGCCATCTTCCAGGCAGAGCCCAGTGTGAAGAAACATTTCCTCCGTAAGTGGCTGAAGACGCCCAGCCTGCATGACTTGGACATTCGTTCT atCCTTGACTGGAGTTATTACATAGAGAGGTTGGGTAGCGCCATTCAGAAAATCATAACCATCCCCGCAGCTCTGCAACAG gTGAAGAACCCAGTTCCCAGAGTGAGGCATCCTGACTGGCTTCATAAGAAACTGCTggagaaaaatgacatttacaagcaaaagaaaataagtGAATTGTTCAGCAGTGAAGGCAAGAGACAG GTGGCTCGTCAGCCTCTTGAAGCCGGCCAAGCTGCAGACATAGAGGACTTTGGGATGCCGGCCAGACCTCTGCAGCCAGCGATTCTCATTAGCACCAAGCGGAAGCGAGCTTCTCAAGGCGATGACAGCCAAGTAGAGTCTCAGGATCTCGAACTCACTCAGTCCTGGAGGGAGATCCTGGGGCCACCTCCACCTATGGGAAAGACACGG GAGGCGCATCTAGTGTGGCTGCGCTACCATAAGAAGAAGTGGGAGCTGCAGATCAGGcagagaaaggagagaaggaagaagaggaggcttTTGGACGGCGAAGCCCAGTCTGTAGGTGGAGGTGTGATCAGAGATGGCCCCACCACCGGCCTCGGAAGCTTCCTGCGTAAAACAGCGCGGAGCATCCTGGACATGCCATGGCAAATTGTGCAG ATTGCAGAGACGAGTCACCCTGGTTTGTATAAACTGTGGGCTGTGATTGGAAATGACCTCCACTGCATGAAGCTCAACATCCCACGCGTCTTCTACGTCAATCAGAAAGTCCCGAAACAAGAGGAGGGAGCCACGTACAAAAAG GTGAACCGCCTGCTGCCTCGCTCCAACGTGGTGTACTACCTCTACAAGTACTGTGTACCAGAGGACATGTACCAGGAGCACATCAATCAGATCAACGCAGACCTCTCTGCTCCAGACATTGAAGGAGTCTATGAAACACAG GTCCCCTTGCTGTTCCGTGCACTGGTGCAGcttggatgtgtgtgtatggtcaACAAACATGTTGTGAGGGATCTGGGCGGCAGGGAGGCTGACACGTTTGACCTGGAACATCTGGAGATGAGATCTCTGGCCCAGTTTAGCTACCTAGAACCTG GGAGCGTTCGCCACATGTACTTGTATCATCACAGCCAGGGTCACAAGGCTCTGTTTGGTCTCTTCATCCCCTCTCAGCGCAAAGCTAGCATCTTTGTCCTGGACACA GTCAGAAGCAACCAGATGCCAAACCTGAGTAACCTCTACACAGCCGAACGCACTGCCCTCCTGGAGAAGACGACGGAGGAGCTTCTGCCTCCAGAGAAACACAACTTTGAAGTCCGAGCTGAAAATGACGCAAAGGCTATCTATCGTGCACTACAGCGCGTTCTGCTAAGttacaag GACGAGCGTCGCGGTCCCACTCTCATCGCTGTGCAGTCAAACTGGGAGCTGCGTCGGTTGGCGGCGGGGATGCCCGTGCTTGAGGAGTTTCCAGTTGTTCCAGTACATGTGGCCGACGAGATCAGTTACAACGTGCTAGACTGGCAAAGGCTCGGTGCCCGGCGCATGATCCGCCACTACCTCAACCTGGACAGCTGCCTGTCACAGGCCTTCGACATGGCCAG GTATTACCACTTACCTGTGGGAAACCTGCCTCAGGATGTGTCCATCTTTGGCTCGGACTTGTTCCTGGCGAGACATCTTCGGAAACACAACCACCTGTTGTGGCTCTCACCCACGGCCAGACCTGACCTCGGGGGAAAGGAAGCTGATGACAGTCGCCTGGTCATGGAAAGCGATGACCGGGGCTCTGTGGAGATTAACGCTCAAGGATGCTACTCCACTG tgtgtgtggagctggACCTGCAGAGCCTGGCAGTGAACACCATCCTGCAGTCGCACCATGTCAATGACATGGAGGGCGGAGCCAGTGTGGGCGTCAGTTTTGACGTGATCCAGCAAGCCTCGCTGGAGGACATGATGTCAGGAAATCAGGGAGCAAGCGCCGTCGCTAGTTATGATGAGACGGCACTTTGCTCCAACACCTTCAG AATCCTGAAGAGCATGGTGGTGGGATGGGTCAGGGAGATCACGCAGTACCACAACGTGTACGCAGACAACCAGGTGATGCACTTCTACCGCTGGCTGCGCTCCCCGAGCTCTCTGCTCTTTGACCCTGCGCTGCACCGCACCCTGCTCAACATGATGAAGAAGGTGTTTCTACA GCTCGTAGCAGAGTTCAAACGTCTTGGTTCAACTGTGGTGTACGGAAACTTCAACAGGATCATCCTGTGCACGAAAAAACGGAGGATCGACGATGCAATCGGATATGTGGAATACATCACTAACAG cATCCACTCCAGAGAAATCTTCCACTcgttgtctctgtccttctCCCGATGCTGGGAGTTCCTGCTGTGGATGGACCCGGCCAACCACGGTGGTGTGAAGGGAAAACTGCCCTCCAACGTCCTGTATGGAGAG gaAAGTgccaaacagaagaaaaacaacggAGGGGAGGGTGATGAGGACGGCAGCGAGGATGAGGACGAAGAGGAAGCGGAAGCCGAGGAACAAGAGGAGACGGATGAGGTGGAGGAGCTGATTGAGAGCAACTGGAACATCATGCAGTATCTGCCCCAAACGGCCTCCTGTCAGAAATACTTCCTCATGATTGTgtcgg CCTACATTGCAGCAGTCTACCACAGCATGAGAGAGGAGCTGAGACGCAACACTCCTGGAGCGACGCCAGTCAAGAGGCGAGGAGGCAGCCAGGCTTCCCAGCAGGCAGTGGGAGACCTGAGTGCTCTTCCTG GATTGATCTCCTTCTCCCAGGAGTACGTGTCCAGTGAGCTGACGCACAACCTTTTCACCATCACTCAAAAAATCCAGAAGAAGGTGACGGGTACCAGAGGCGTGAGCCAGCCCTCAGAGATGTTCCCCGTCCTGCCTGGATCCCACCTGCTACTCAAAAACCCCGCACTGGAGTTTATTAAATATGTCTGCCAG GTTTTCTCACTGGACGCCAACATAGTAAACCAGGTGAACAAGCTAAAGAGAGACCTGCTGCGTCTCGTTGACGTTGGAGAATTCTCGGAGGAAGCTCAGTTccacgacccctgcaactcttACGTCCTACCCGAGGTCATCTGCCACCAGTGCAACTTCTGTCGCGACCTTGACCTCTGCAAGGACCCATCTGTTGCACAG gATGGGTCCGTCTTGCCTCAGTGGTTTTGCTCCAACTGTCAGGCTCAGTATGAGACTGAGTCTATTGAGATGGCTCTGGTAGAAGCTCTGCAGAAGAAGCTGATGAGCTACTCACTGCAGGACCTG GTGTGTAACAAGTGTAAAGGGGTTAAAGAAGCAAACATGCCCCTCTACTGCAGATGTGCTGGAGACTTTGACCTCTCTTTCTCAGCCAAG AGCTTCTCTGAGCAGATCGCAGTGTTTCGGAACATAGCGTCCCACTACAACATGAGCTTCCTGGAGGAGACCATTGACTGGCTGCTTGAGATGAGTCCACACGTGAGCCAGAGCGCTCACTCGATGTGA